In Acipenser ruthenus chromosome 33, fAciRut3.2 maternal haplotype, whole genome shotgun sequence, the sequence CCCTTTGAATATGCGTGGAATGTAAGTGGCACACAAACGATTGAAACATTTGGTCCGTGCAGGTTAGTACCACCATaaccaataataatacaaaataactgaTTAAAGAAACAAAAGTGACAATGGTTTAACAATAGAACTTTTCAGGGGGACCTACGTTTGTCCTGGGATTTTGCTTATGGATTGGGGTTGCCATCAGCTGGGAATGCAAACCGGAATGCCGGATATATTGCCAGTGCATGCTGCTGAAACCAGGTGCAGACACTTGAAATGCTTCCAACAGGGAATCTGGTCAGTTGTATCCAGTTCAGAACGGGATCAATGCAAGCATTGCTCCTTGTCACTGGTGTTTGAGAAGCAATACATAAGGGCTGTATACACACTGCGACAGCATGTAGTGCAATCCTCTTCATTTACATGCTAATACTAtagtattttatttcatttctttccTGTGCAATCAGGGCTGGGGTCAATTCTTGTTTTAAttccaattgcattttaaaatcaattcgcaATACCAAtctccattcccttttaatcaattccaacacatcattgatcacaaATTGCAActggcagtattctgttaaattGAGTGGCAACAAATTGCTTAAACTGAAGTCACTACTCCGTTAGTcatttaaactggcttaaaatgAAAGCAGTTAAACAATCACAATTATCATGTCTCTCAattgatttgattttaaaaaaaggaattggaaaccCCAAACCTGTGTGCAATAGCCTATTATGTGCGTTCTCTGTCATTTTCTGTTATTTCTAcatagatcattatttaccaggcttactaactattcctcTAAAAACATCACTTCTAAAATGGTCACCAGAGTGTTCAATTGTAACACCTACTCCCATTGAATCTCTGGATTAGTGCTAGAATATTTAGTAAGCACGTAAAATAATGATTTAGGTACAAACAATGcctaaaggctgtgtggtccagtggttaaagaaaagggcttgtaaacaggaggtccctggttcaaatcccagctcactcactctgtgaccctgagcaagtcacttaacctccttgtgctccgtcttttgggtgagacgttgttgtaagcgactctgcagctgatgcatagttcacacaccctagtctctgtaagtcgccttggataaaggcgtctgctaaataaacaaacaatagagAAAGATAAGCGTTCATACAACAGCAAACCATTAAGCAATtgattattttgaaaatgtagctAGTATAAAATCCCTATGACTGACACTGCACACAAAGATAATTTATTTTAACCAAGTATTTGAAAGCAGTGCAGCTATTTGTACGCTTTCTATCCCTTTCAGTCTCCATTAAGATCTAAAGCATaagacatacaaaatatacaagtgCAAGCAGAATAAGACGTCTTAGTTGAAGAAAGCCATTCGTCAGTTCGAAACGAATCCcctttttgcttaaaaaaatccAGAGAGTCTTCACTGTGTCACTCCTCAAGAGTTGGTTGGAGTAACATATATATTGCACATAGCTTTCAGGTCAAATTAACCTTCAAAAGCCTCAACATCACAAGATCATAACGATTTTTAACAACGAAGAGAAAAAAAGAGTTGATTTGTTTCATCAACGTCTAACGCATGCACTTAGTCCCTACTATGGTAACTAGCTCAACCAGCAGACACCAACAGGCACAAACCAACATCTTAACGCTTGTTCTTCACTGCTGGAGAATATGCACCCGCCAAGGAATTGAAGTTCTTGCTGAAGTACGCTTGAACTCTGGAAACATCTTAACACTCTATTTGGGACTGTAGTTGCCTCCTTAGGGTGAGGGTGCGTCTGTGCAGCTGCTGCATCTGCTGCATCCTGTCCCGCTGCCGGGCCAAGTTCTGCGGCATGGGGTACCTTTGAGTCCCATACAGATACCTATAAGGGATTCTGACATGGCATGCTGTCGCCCGACAGCGGGGCTGGGGCATGGGTGGCAGGAGCATCCAGCGCTTCCTGTCGGCACAGTAGCGGTACGCCTCCTTGCGGTACTGCTTGTCGACGTCGTCGCTGTTTTTCCAGCCCCCGATGATGAATACATCATCCCTGAAGTAGCAGATGGCGGCCCCTTCGCTGCTCGTCACCTCCGGGGGCAAGCTCTCTAGGATCTCGTCCGGGGTCCTGCTGGTGATCTTCTGCTTCACCGCCTCGTCCCGCGCGTCGTCGTAGCTCTTGGGGCAGCAGGAGGCGGTGTGGTAGAAGTTGGTGGCGGCCACCGCCATCTGGAAGATGCAGTAGTTGTCGATGAGTGGCAGCGACTCCACTTCCTGCCACTGGCGGCTGTCTGTGTCGTAGCGGGTAGTGACGGTCTTCAAGCCGTCTTCGTTGTCCGCGTCCACCGGCGTCCGCGCGGTGAGGTACACGTAGCGGTTCTCCACGCTGATCGCCTTCACATCGCGCAGGATCTTGGGCGCTGACTCCAGGTTGTGCCACTTATCCTGCTCCGGCTCGTAGACACTGACGTCTTTGAAGCCAGGGCTGAAGTTGCCGTGCCCTCCGACGCTGTACAGGATCTCCTTGATGCAGGTGAGCCCGAAGGAGTGCTTGCGGGTGAGAAGGTTGCTCACCTGCTCCCACGTGTTGCGGTTCGGGTTGTACCGTTCCATGGTCTTGGCGAAGCCGGGTTCCATAGACCCGGCCACGTAAACATGCGACTCCGTGGTGGCGATGGCGTGCCCATCCAGGTGGTTGTGGATGTGAGGCAGATTGACCCACCTGTCCTCGTCGATGAAGTAGCCAACGCACTCGCTCAAGTAGTCCCCGCCTTCCGACACACCTCCCACGACCATGATCACGTCCATGTTCTGGCCGAAGCGGGGCTGGAAGGAGGCCATGTATGAGGCCATGTAAGAGGCCCAGTACTCCAAGTCGGCGGGCTTGGCGTTCTCGAACCGGATGGCGTGGCCCTCGACCGCTTCCGAGACGAGCTTCAGGCAGGCCTCGTTTTCTGTGACCATCTTCTCAGATTTGACCACCCTGGTCAGGTAGGTAGGCTTGATCTGGGGCAGACGAAGGAGCCTGAAGAGCTCCTCAAAGTACTTCTCACGCTCCTCAAAGTTCTTCTGGACCCACTTCACGACGGCTTCGAAGAGGACCTCTTCCGAGTCCACAGTGATCTCGGCGTCCGACAGCCAGTCCCTGACCAGGTGGTAGGGCAGCGTGTAGAACTCTTCGTCCTGGATCACCTTGTAGAAGTTGCGACGAATCATGTCTGCGGCTTTCAGAGCGAGCTGGTCCAGGGAGTACATGTGCGCCAGGCTGTGCACCGCCACGCAGTTGGTCAGGTTGAGTTTCTTCTTTAGGAACTCCCCGCAGAACTCTTTGAGCTGGAGCAGGAGGAACCTTTGGaagtcaacaaaaaaaacaggcagaattAAGATCTAAATGCACAAGTATTAAGATTATCATGAAGCTAACACACATgcacagtacaccctcactataacacccttcattacaACAAACCTgacccctggaccccaaataaaaaaaaaaacagaaaaagttaatataaaaacacactgtcaacatcccggtctgtacgcgcgggatgccacctccgcagtgaagtcaactcttttgtcttaataagaaacgcacgctgtgtaactatgcctacgaaacgaaaatcatttcacgttgcaacaaagctggaaactatatagatcgtttgaaaaaaggagtaacgccaGCAgatctgtcgtgaatataggttgtcaaaaagcacttgttttttttacttgttcaGCACCTGTgaggcaaagcaaaattgattatagaaaaaaacaacaaccaccaAAAActttgaggatctgatgaactcatctcattaacttactccgacagtttatcgttcattttgattgtcctttcactataacaaacccctcgataattaacaaaaggcttggaccccaacaggttcattaTAGTGAGAGTGTACTGtgtaatattatttaatataaaaccaGTAAATTAAAAATTGGGTAATGGACTGGACAGGAGGCTCACAGTGGGAAACTATGGTCCGCGAGAGATGACCTACTAAAAGTTGTGTactaaatatgactttatatgtACTAAATATGATTTTGTTTAACTATAGCTGTTAAAACTAGTACAAACAAATAAAGAACACCAATAAATATTAAATGTAGGGATATTAAACGAATGTACTGTGtctcttttagtatttttatacCCAGGCAAATGTCCCGATTGGGCTCCACTGCATGCAGTGGTTAAAGCCCAGCTCTCTCACctcattaataaataattaagttTAGAATGAAGGGGACAGTGTATGCTACATTGGTTCCTGCAGAGATCACTTTACACTGCGTTGGCCATTTTATTCAATCTGATTCTAACCAACTGAAAACTGACCCTTTCTTTAATGAATGAATGTTATTGCATGCCAGATTGAACTGCAACGCCACAAACCTCTTCAGGGTTTGAAAAGTAACATGTGGGCTCATTGTAAAAGACAAAAGCCAATTAATATCAATAATACTACCACTAACAATAATGCATATGGCATAATGCACTGTAGGCGACACTCCGTATACACTAAGGCAATTAAATCTTATTTTCGTACCTTCTTCCCAACGCAGCGGTACATGCATGTgcaaactgtaaataaacaggGGTGCATTGGGGGAAATAAAGGAGATCATCGGCAGGTTTGTGGCAGCAGAACACGAATTCATATACACACTTAAATTGATCAGAGTACTCGAATTGCATTTTGAAGCATTCTTATTTGGGCCATGATTGTGCAACGCCAGGTTTAGCAAACGCAGATTCTTAACCTGGTGGTTGTAGCGGTAAGTGTTATGGCATACATTCTGCATCCATACCACTAAAGCATcctttttatccaaagcaatCACGATACTAACTACACGGACATCTCGCTTATCGTTGTCTTTTACATACCTGTCTGCAAGCTCCAATACTTCGTGTATATTGGCAGTGCTGACCCGGATCTCCCCGGTGTACATGAATTCAATGACGCTCTCCACAGTCTCTGGGTCGGGCCCTAGTTCCGAACTCCATTCTTTCATCTCCACCCGGCCCGAAAGAGATTCAGAGAACTGTCCCCCAAGCAGCGGGGTAAAGTAATCGGTCGCCGCGGCCAGGACTGACCGGTGAGCCGAAATCTCACAGCTCTGCACTCCCCCGGTGGCCGCCCCGCTGCTGAAGGCCAAGGTAACGTCACAGAACAGACCGAGCTTCCTCTGCTCGTTCTGCCGGCGGGAGAGCTCTGAGCAGTGGGACGAGGACGTGAAATCCTCGGACTCCTCCGAATCCCCGTCCCCGGCTAGGGAGCTGCTGCTGCCGCTACCGCTACTACCTCCGCCGGCGCTTTGGTTAGGTTCCTCTAGGTTTGTTGCTGCGGCTGCCATCTTTGTTGTcaattctagatttttttttttttttttttacaaaaaatagcccagaagaaaaacacacaaacgAGAGTGACGTCGCACACATCCAATACAATCGCCTACCGCATGAACTAATGACGTTACATGCAACAGTGATTTCAGAATTGAGGGATAAAAGCCACTAGTAAATAGCTTCGTTATTTTTTAGAACATGCATATAGTGTCCTGGATTTGGAAAAGTGGCTAAAAAATGAATTGTTTTACAATAACTAAACGCTGTTCGGTTAGGCAACAGAGACGGCAACGCCTATCTCAACACGcagttaatttaaaatttaaatattgTAATTAGAATGTTGAAATCTCATTCTAACGAATATTTTTTACAAAGTTTTTAATATCGGGattatattgtgtatttattCCACGCGTTAAATGTTTTGATGCTGACTGTGCAGAAGTATACTCTCTGGACGCAATAATATATGCATAAgggtaaatacaaaatactatgtTGGTATCATCCCTGAATTATTTAATAGACCTaagatttaataaaaacatgaaaaacgTACATAATTTCTGTCGCGTTGTGGGTTTTGCTTATACTTTGATAACGCCTCCACAAAACTTTTACTGACAGCAGTATTTGATAAGAATTAATTAAAACTagtcattttaaatactagcattgttgtgcagGGATATAGAACATACACAGTTTTTGTCATTTGTATTAAACTTTACCACCGGTGTTTtcccattatttctgtttatactgtatgtattacgcactttaaataaaatatattcagttattataaagcaaaatacaataactgacctgATTGATTCAGGCTGCTGCGTGTATTAAACTGTTGAACTTtgtgacaaatgcactgtatttattttgaaagggattacagtacctgcccCTGACGAGACGTAagctataaatacaataattttagacctgcaatataacatttaaacatgtatttttttttagtctagcgccaacactgCAATTGTATAAAAAGATtaattcatctgaataaggacgtttgccACATTTcatgcttgccatacaaaactcgcttgagtcgttaAATAAGCTTCTGATACAGGAGGATATTcatatgaaaatgtgttgtgaacTGTTTTGTAATTACGTTTGCTCGCTTTGCACAGTAGGCTAGTACAGTGCGTAAGCGATTTGTTGCACATGAAACAgatttaccactgttttcagtgaacgCAAACTCTTCCTCtcagtctggtttaaagcctcatactttcgtTTATTAGTCGTGTAGGgcttgctcaatgccattgtccgCCAAACGAAagagcacttaattcaaaattatgaaattttCTTGTACATCTGGCTTTGAAATACGCGTGCGCCTGCGAGCTGTGTCGAAGTCAAGTGACGAATCCTTGCAGGGAACACGCAGGCTGAAAGAACGAGCGAGAAGAATAattaacacgaatgaatacagagaacacaaataataatctcgttgtgtttttatttttttttactttgtctagtttcgtttttgtttattattctttcttcattCGAGCCTcaaagtgtgcgtcacccagcCCAAAACCTATTACTTATTATCAGGTAATACTGCCAAATATGATACACGTGTACCTGTTGGGCGTGTTACATTCATC encodes:
- the LOC117433519 gene encoding kelch-like protein 11; amino-acid sequence: MAAAATNLEEPNQSAGGGSSGSGSSSSLAGDGDSEESEDFTSSSHCSELSRRQNEQRKLGLFCDVTLAFSSGAATGGVQSCEISAHRSVLAAATDYFTPLLGGQFSESLSGRVEMKEWSSELGPDPETVESVIEFMYTGEIRVSTANIHEVLELADRFLLLQLKEFCGEFLKKKLNLTNCVAVHSLAHMYSLDQLALKAADMIRRNFYKVIQDEEFYTLPYHLVRDWLSDAEITVDSEEVLFEAVVKWVQKNFEEREKYFEELFRLLRLPQIKPTYLTRVVKSEKMVTENEACLKLVSEAVEGHAIRFENAKPADLEYWASYMASYMASFQPRFGQNMDVIMVVGGVSEGGDYLSECVGYFIDEDRWVNLPHIHNHLDGHAIATTESHVYVAGSMEPGFAKTMERYNPNRNTWEQVSNLLTRKHSFGLTCIKEILYSVGGHGNFSPGFKDVSVYEPEQDKWHNLESAPKILRDVKAISVENRYVYLTARTPVDADNEDGLKTVTTRYDTDSRQWQEVESLPLIDNYCIFQMAVAATNFYHTASCCPKSYDDARDEAVKQKITSRTPDEILESLPPEVTSSEGAAICYFRDDVFIIGGWKNSDDVDKQYRKEAYRYCADRKRWMLLPPMPQPRCRATACHVRIPYRYLYGTQRYPMPQNLARQRDRMQQMQQLHRRTLTLRRQLQSQIEC